A window of Armatimonadota bacterium contains these coding sequences:
- a CDS encoding DUF362 domain-containing protein, with the protein MENKYSRREFLRRAGIVGASTYGFLLAGDELLDILEEAKAAGQPTLSIASKGSPERLVKKAIDGLGGIGKFVKKGSKVLIKPNLAWIRTPETAANTNPQVLAGIIKLCKAAGASSIIVFDHTCDNGPAAFKANGAAKVASDLGVQLISGHSRSLYKKINIPKGKILKSDECAKFILEADCFINVPIAKVHGSTGITASLKNMMGANWNRQAWHQNGLNQCIADYFTAVKPDLIILDAVRILLTRGPKGPGETKDVGQVIASTDPVAIDAYAATLLGKEPSSIGHITAAAAHGLGQINLKKVTIKRV; encoded by the coding sequence ATGGAAAACAAATACAGTCGTCGGGAATTCTTAAGACGTGCAGGCATAGTAGGTGCATCAACCTACGGATTTCTTTTAGCAGGTGACGAGCTCCTTGACATCTTAGAAGAAGCCAAAGCCGCCGGGCAACCAACATTGAGCATTGCATCCAAGGGGTCTCCTGAGCGCCTTGTAAAAAAAGCAATTGATGGACTTGGCGGAATTGGAAAGTTCGTAAAAAAAGGAAGCAAGGTTCTCATCAAACCCAACCTTGCATGGATTAGAACCCCAGAAACCGCCGCAAACACAAACCCGCAGGTACTTGCTGGCATAATTAAGTTGTGTAAAGCTGCTGGAGCAAGCTCTATCATAGTATTTGATCACACCTGCGATAATGGACCAGCAGCATTCAAAGCTAACGGCGCCGCAAAAGTCGCATCTGATTTAGGCGTCCAACTTATTTCTGGCCACAGCAGAAGCCTATACAAGAAAATCAATATTCCGAAAGGCAAGATTTTGAAATCCGACGAATGCGCGAAATTTATACTGGAAGCTGATTGCTTTATCAATGTACCCATTGCCAAAGTTCACGGCAGCACAGGAATAACTGCGAGCCTAAAAAACATGATGGGCGCAAATTGGAACCGACAGGCATGGCACCAAAACGGCCTCAACCAATGCATCGCCGACTACTTCACCGCTGTGAAGCCCGACCTAATTATATTAGACGCCGTCCGCATACTGCTAACCCGCGGTCCAAAGGGGCCGGGGGAGACAAAAGATGTTGGCCAGGTGATTGCGTCCACCGACCCAGTTGCAATTGATGCATATGCCGCAACCCTTTTGGGCAAAGAACCATCAAGCATAGGCCATATCACAGCAGCCGCTGCCCATGGTTTAGGTCAAATCAATCTGAAGAAAGTAACAATTAAGCGAGTATGA
- a CDS encoding DUF362 domain-containing protein — translation MWKLTRREFLKGAAAGIGIYGAASASLGAIAEETSKKSRIVVVTSPNIIVDRDKNTNTPSKLGMESVGEVDPSLDQKVLNSMVAEGIKAFTGEKTESAAWKKLFKPNDIVGIKVNCLFSVGASTHPEVVASLIAGLRSAGIPAANIIVWDRNNREMKSAGFVINNSGSGVQCYGTEGNYEDEPTQMGSFNGRLSKILTQKITALINVPILKDHSISGITCAMKNHYGSHNNPGDHHANGCDPYLADLNSVPAIREKTRLIVCDAIRPQCHGGPGYRPDFVWEYKSLLFAADPVALDFMGWQIIEKRRAEIGRKPLAQEGRPTKFIETAASKRLGTNDPTKMEIIRKVVNV, via the coding sequence ATGTGGAAACTTACACGCAGAGAATTCCTCAAAGGAGCTGCTGCCGGAATCGGCATATACGGCGCAGCTTCAGCATCTCTTGGAGCCATTGCAGAAGAAACTTCCAAGAAATCCCGTATCGTAGTCGTTACAAGCCCAAACATCATCGTGGATAGAGACAAAAACACCAACACTCCATCAAAACTCGGGATGGAATCAGTAGGCGAAGTCGACCCCAGCCTCGACCAGAAGGTTTTAAACTCAATGGTCGCAGAAGGTATCAAAGCATTTACTGGGGAGAAGACAGAATCGGCCGCATGGAAAAAGCTATTTAAGCCTAATGATATCGTTGGGATAAAAGTCAACTGCCTATTTTCAGTTGGCGCATCCACCCACCCAGAAGTGGTGGCGTCTTTAATAGCTGGCCTTCGAAGTGCAGGTATTCCAGCGGCAAACATCATCGTATGGGACCGCAACAATCGAGAGATGAAGAGCGCCGGCTTTGTTATCAATAATAGCGGTTCAGGCGTCCAATGTTATGGAACAGAAGGCAACTATGAAGATGAACCAACACAAATGGGCAGTTTTAACGGCCGCTTGAGCAAAATATTAACACAAAAGATTACTGCACTTATTAACGTGCCAATCCTTAAAGACCATAGTATTTCTGGCATTACTTGTGCTATGAAAAACCACTATGGGTCGCACAACAACCCTGGCGACCATCATGCAAACGGTTGTGACCCCTATTTGGCTGACTTAAACTCTGTTCCGGCAATCAGAGAGAAAACAAGGCTTATCGTCTGTGATGCAATTAGGCCCCAATGCCACGGCGGACCCGGATACAGACCCGATTTTGTTTGGGAATACAAATCGCTTCTTTTTGCAGCTGATCCCGTGGCTCTTGATTTTATGGGCTGGCAAATAATCGAAAAAAGGCGTGCTGAGATTGGCCGAAAGCCACTAGCACAGGAAGGGCGTCCAACAAAATTCATCGAAACCGCCGCTTCAAAGAGGCTTGGCACAAATGACCCAACCAAGATGGAAATAATTAGAAAAGTTGTTAATGTCTAG
- a CDS encoding cation diffusion facilitator family transporter, which translates to MDKTGAARLSIISNVLLVLAKGAIGIIGGSMSILAEAVHSAVDLIAAVIAYIAVLFADRPADEAHAYGHGKFENLSGTVEALLIIVAGAYIVYESIERIITNAPVERLDLGMVIMLVSAVANFLVSANLFRVAKQTDSIALEADGHHLRLDVYTSLGVLFGLILVHLTNFVILDRLIGLCVALWIGWIGIQLSRKAIGPLMDSQLPAAEMERIVEIINSEPRILDFHKLRTRKAGAQRHIDVHLLMPRDMSLTTAHELAEEVEDKIRSELENVTIVTHVEPAEEDSNA; encoded by the coding sequence ATGGATAAAACTGGTGCTGCGAGACTATCAATAATATCGAACGTCTTGTTGGTGCTAGCGAAGGGAGCCATAGGCATAATTGGTGGGTCAATGAGCATCCTTGCTGAGGCTGTACACTCGGCGGTGGACCTAATTGCCGCTGTTATTGCCTATATCGCGGTGCTTTTTGCCGACCGACCTGCAGACGAAGCGCATGCATATGGCCATGGTAAGTTTGAAAACCTTTCGGGCACAGTCGAGGCCCTTTTGATTATTGTAGCAGGCGCATACATAGTGTATGAAAGCATTGAGCGTATTATAACCAATGCTCCAGTGGAGCGTCTTGACCTTGGTATGGTTATAATGTTGGTCTCTGCTGTGGCGAATTTTCTTGTGTCAGCAAACCTTTTCCGTGTCGCTAAGCAGACAGATTCGATTGCACTTGAAGCTGATGGCCATCATCTCAGACTTGATGTGTATACTTCCTTAGGCGTGCTCTTTGGTCTGATTCTGGTTCATTTGACCAATTTCGTGATTCTCGACCGCTTAATTGGTCTGTGTGTCGCCTTATGGATTGGTTGGATTGGCATCCAGCTTTCAAGGAAAGCTATTGGGCCTTTGATGGATTCCCAACTTCCAGCGGCTGAAATGGAGCGAATCGTTGAAATTATCAATTCAGAACCTAGAATTCTTGATTTTCATAAACTCAGAACGCGAAAAGCAGGCGCCCAGCGCCACATAGACGTTCATTTACTAATGCCTCGCGATATGAGCCTCACAACCGCTCACGAGCTAGCCGAAGAGGTGGAGGATAAGATTCGGTCTGAGCTCGAAAATGTTACAATCGTTACCCATGTTGAGCCTGCTGAAGAAGACAGCAACGCCTAA
- the ndk gene encoding nucleoside-diphosphate kinase codes for MERTLVLIKPDAFERGLVGQIISRFENRTFKIKALKLIRPSRELAERHYAAHKGKPFYELAVSFLTSGPVVAMVLEGENAIEIVRTMTGATEPCKAQPGTIRGDYTLSVTYNLVHASDSPENAEAEIAIWFKPEEILP; via the coding sequence ATGGAACGCACACTTGTGCTAATCAAGCCGGACGCTTTTGAGCGCGGGCTGGTTGGCCAAATTATTAGCAGATTCGAAAATCGCACTTTCAAAATCAAAGCCCTAAAGCTCATACGGCCTTCAAGAGAGCTGGCCGAGCGCCACTATGCAGCTCACAAAGGCAAGCCGTTTTATGAGCTAGCGGTAAGCTTCCTAACCTCCGGTCCTGTAGTCGCAATGGTATTAGAAGGTGAAAATGCAATCGAAATTGTGCGAACAATGACCGGAGCAACCGAGCCTTGCAAAGCACAGCCAGGCACGATTCGAGGCGATTATACCTTGAGCGTAACATACAACTTGGTGCACGCTTCTGATTCCCCAGAGAATGCGGAGGCCGAGATTGCAATCTGGTTCAAACCAGAGGAAATACTGCCGTAA